Proteins from a single region of Lentisphaerota bacterium:
- a CDS encoding type II secretion system F family protein has protein sequence MTALLQFAAILGWAGCAAGLVWYTLNAARQITYATLADGRRQRRVIPLVFRLLLPLAPNVEPFFARPAFASARVTLGGKLTAAGYEGVITPTEFLALKLLVPVVFGSAWFMLLRLAIGIFPEIAANAPLMTVGGCLLFYLYPLLWLRSVLAARHRSIQRALPFVLDLLTLAVEAGLDFMTALQRNCERRALDPLNEELIYVIREIQLGAPRRVALRNLSARVGLSDLRSVTYALIQADELGVSIGAILRIQSDQMRQRRFERAERLANEAPVKMLGPLMLFIFPAVFIILLGPTLTQVSGQLF, from the coding sequence ATGACCGCTCTTCTCCAGTTCGCCGCGATTCTCGGCTGGGCCGGCTGCGCTGCCGGCCTGGTCTGGTATACGCTGAACGCCGCCCGTCAAATCACGTACGCGACTCTGGCCGATGGTCGGCGGCAGCGCCGCGTCATCCCGCTGGTGTTCCGACTGCTCCTGCCGCTCGCCCCCAATGTGGAGCCCTTTTTCGCCAGGCCCGCCTTCGCTTCGGCTCGGGTCACGCTGGGGGGAAAGCTCACCGCCGCAGGGTATGAGGGGGTGATCACACCGACCGAGTTTCTGGCCCTCAAACTGCTGGTTCCGGTCGTCTTCGGTTCGGCGTGGTTCATGCTGCTGCGTCTGGCGATCGGCATCTTCCCCGAAATCGCAGCCAACGCCCCGCTCATGACTGTGGGCGGCTGCCTCCTGTTCTACCTCTATCCCCTGCTCTGGCTGAGAAGCGTCCTGGCCGCCCGCCACCGATCGATCCAACGGGCGCTGCCGTTCGTGCTGGACCTTCTGACCCTCGCCGTCGAGGCCGGACTCGACTTCATGACCGCCCTGCAGCGCAACTGCGAACGCCGTGCCCTGGACCCTCTGAACGAGGAGCTGATCTATGTCATTCGCGAAATTCAGCTCGGGGCGCCGCGCCGCGTCGCCCTGCGCAACCTCTCCGCCCGCGTGGGGCTCAGCGACCTACGTTCGGTCACGTATGCCCTCATTCAGGCCGACGAGTTGGGGGTCAGCATCGGCGCCATCCTCCGCATCCAGTCGGATCAGATGCGCCAGCGGCGGTTCGAGCGGGCCGAACGCCTCGCCAACGAGGCCCCCGTCAAGATGCTCGGCCCGCTGATGCTCTTTATCTTTCCCGCTGTCTTCATTATCCTGCTCGGCCCCACCCTCACGCAGGTTAGCGGGCAGCTTTTCTGA